CCAATCGAGTGGCGACCTCGTGGTACGACGGCTGGCCCACCGCCGATAGACCGGGACGTGCACCGGACCGGACTCAATCCAGAACCTTGCCCTTCGTCTCCCGGACATAGCGCACGGTGAAATACACCGCGAACGCACCGAACCCCGCGTAGAGCGCGTAGGCGACCGGCAGACCCAGGTCCGCGAGCGACGGGAAGGTCCGGGTGACGAGCCAATTCGTCAGCCAGTTCACCATGACGGTCAGCGACATCGCGACCGCGCGCATCCGGTGCTCGAAGATCTCGCCGAGCACGACCCACATGAGCGGCCCCCAACTGAGGCCGAAGAACACGACGAACAGGTTTGCCGCGATCAGGGCGACGACACCCACGCCGGGAGGCAGCGAGCCGTCGTCTCCCGCGGTGGAGAAGCACACGGCGAGCGTTGCGAGGGTCACCGTGATCCCGGCGCTGCCTCCGATCAACAGCGGCCGCCGACCGAGCCGGTCGACGAGGAACACCGCTCCGACGGTCGCGGCGATGTTGACTGCCGCGGTGAACAATCCGGTGAGGAACGCCGAGTCCTCCGAGAACCCGACCGACTGCCAGAGTGTCGTCGAGTAGAAGAAGATCACGTTGATTCCGACGAGTTGCTGGAGCGCGGCCAGGCCGATTCCGACCCACACGATCGGGGCCAGCCCCCACGCCGTCCCACGCAGCAGCGACATTCCTCCGCCCGCGGCCTGCCGCTTCTCGTGGTGACCGGAATCGGTCAGCCGGAACACCAGCGCGAGGTAGACGGCACCCGCGACGGCCACTGCGACGAACATCCACCGCCACGCCGAGCCACCCCAGGGCTCCGTACCCTGCGCACCGCCGGCCAGCCGGTTGAGCACATAGTCCGCGAGAAGTCCGGTGAAGATGCCGATGACGATGGCCAGCTGCCAGAACGAACCGAGTCGACCACGCACGGATTCGGGCGCGATCTCGGCGATGTACCCCGGCACGATCACGCTGAGCAGCCCGATACCCACGCCGCACACGATGCGGCACAGGCCGAGTGGAACCACGTTCCAGGCGAGCGCGGCCGCCAGCGAGCCGAGAACGACGAGCACGCCCCCGAGCCGCATCGTCGCGGTCTGCCCGATCCGCGCCGACACCCGGCCCGCGAGGAATGCGCCCAGCGCACACCCGAGGATGGAGATCGCGACGACGGCCCCGACCGACGACGACGCCAGCCCGAAGTCCGGCTGTATCCCGTT
This genomic interval from Rhodococcus triatomae contains the following:
- a CDS encoding MFS transporter yields the protein MGTRDDRSTDAVRRASLVAAAAAVGGFLFGADTSTMNGAINGIQPDFGLASSSVGAVVAISILGCALGAFLAGRVSARIGQTATMRLGGVLVVLGSLAAALAWNVVPLGLCRIVCGVGIGLLSVIVPGYIAEIAPESVRGRLGSFWQLAIVIGIFTGLLADYVLNRLAGGAQGTEPWGGSAWRWMFVAVAVAGAVYLALVFRLTDSGHHEKRQAAGGGMSLLRGTAWGLAPIVWVGIGLAALQQLVGINVIFFYSTTLWQSVGFSEDSAFLTGLFTAAVNIAATVGAVFLVDRLGRRPLLIGGSAGITVTLATLAVCFSTAGDDGSLPPGVGVVALIAANLFVVFFGLSWGPLMWVVLGEIFEHRMRAVAMSLTVMVNWLTNWLVTRTFPSLADLGLPVAYALYAGFGAFAVYFTVRYVRETKGKVLD